A genome region from Triticum aestivum cultivar Chinese Spring chromosome 2B, IWGSC CS RefSeq v2.1, whole genome shotgun sequence includes the following:
- the LOC123039172 gene encoding protein YABBY 7-like, whose amino-acid sequence MSSSASRLALGGLPERLGYVQCKFCTTILLVSVPCSGLLKMVAVQCGRCAGILSVSVASPPPPPPPPSVELPLQELGVDPPPREWSDDSSAGDDEDDGDWEGEVAEKSATAVNKPPVRKQRTPSAYNCFIKEEIKRIKAMEPDITHKEAFSTAAKNWAHLPRIQHKGD is encoded by the exons atgtcgtcGTCGGCGTCTCGCCTAGCTCTCGGCGGCCTCCCGGAGCGGCTCGGCTACGTGCAGTGCAAGTTCTGCACCACCATCTTGCTG GTGAGCGTGCCGTGCAGCGGCCTTCTCAAGATGGTGGCCGTGCAGTGCGGCCGCTGCGCCGGCATCCTCTCCGTCAGTGTGGCTtctccccctccaccgccgccgccgccgtccgtcgaGCTGCCTCTGCAG GAGCTGGGCGTTGATCCGCCGCCGAGAGAATGGTCGGACGACAGCAGCGCCGGcgacgacgaagatgacggcgACTGGGAGGGAGAGGTCGCGGAGAAGAGTGCCACTGCCGTCAACAAAC CGCCGGTGAGGAAGCAGCGGACGCCGTCGGCATACAACTGTTTCATCAA GGAAGAGATAAAGAGGATTAAAGCCATGGAGCCTGACATCACCCACAAAGAAGCATTCAGCACGGCTGCTAAAAAC TGGGCTCACTTACCCAGAATTCAGCACAAGGGAGACTGA